In Helianthus annuus cultivar XRQ/B chromosome 3, HanXRQr2.0-SUNRISE, whole genome shotgun sequence, a single window of DNA contains:
- the LOC110928311 gene encoding ethylene-responsive transcription factor ERF039, translating to MAKTARKLSQEFRNNNNHGEQTPVYHGVRKRSWGKWVSEIREPRKKSRIWLGSFDNPEMAARAHDVAAIAIKGHSAILNFPHLAHELPKPISKSPKDIRAAAVKAATSAIDVSPGSRNSNNTQAELEPRVGKLATCDDIFLDLPDLFIDLSQRIDQVLLTLPENMVGVETGDGELWPEEHILWNYCQ from the coding sequence ATGGCTAAGACGGCCCGAAAACTTAGTCAAGAAttccgcaacaacaacaaccatggTGAACAAACCCCAGTCTACCACGGTGTCCGTAAGCGGAGCTGGGGAAAATGGGTATCCGAAATCCGCGAGCCAAGGAAGAAGTCAAGAATATGGCTCGGCTCATTCGACAACCCTGAGATGGCGGCTCGAGCCCATGATGTAGCAGCCATAGCCATCAAGGGTCACTCGGCTATCCTCAACTTCCCTCACCTAGCTCATGAACTTCCCAAGCCGATTTCCAAGTCACCTAAAGACATCCGAGCCGCTGCGGTCAAAGCCGCAACTTCAGCCATTGATGTTAGTCCAGGAAGCCGGAACTCTAATAACACGCAAGCCGAGCTTGAGCCGAGGGTTGGCAAGTTGGCTACATGTGATGATATATTTCTTGATTTACCGGATCTCTTCATTGACTTAAGTCAACGGATTGATCAGGTTTTGTTAACATTGCCGGAGAATATGGTCGGAGTTGAGACCGGTGACGGTGAATTATGGCCGGAAGAGCATATCCTGTGGAATTATTGTCAATAA